DNA from Nymphaea colorata isolate Beijing-Zhang1983 chromosome 4, ASM883128v2, whole genome shotgun sequence:
tttttatgTTTGGGTAAGACGctgaaaaatagtttttttataaACCAGTCTTTGTGAAAAATGGGATTTTGTCAAATCCATTTTTCATTCTATCCGAACACGCTGAAAACCTTGTTTTGAAGGTAAAACTAGGTTTTATCTCAAAAACTTCGTTTTAAGCTGTCATCCAAACGCGCTCTAATTCTTTTCCATGTCAAAAGTAAGGATTTTCATGCCTCATGAACGTGGGGGTAGTGGACTGGATTAAGGATGGTGTTTTAGCAAATCGGTTATAGTAAATTAATCATGATCGCAGTCCAATccatttaagagagagagagggagggagccgACCAAGTGGGAATGTGTTTtatattttagagagagaaaggtccATATTTCCTAAGACTTGTTTTAGTCCAAATTTAGTCAAAAGATCATTTTCTTCCCCAATGTATGCTTTTTGTCAGATTTTCAACttgagattttattttaaaaatttggacGTGCATTttcaagaaggaaggaaaaccatccatggtttttttttttttgttttgcaaaaaaaatatctaagaCGTCCCTATCAATTtatgcaatctctctctctctctctctctccaattaTTCTTCCGACTATAGTTGACTGAAGGTAGGCCCACTTAAACACAGACTCTGTCCGCTTTCTGACACAAATGAAGACCCTAAATTGGTTTGTGGTTACGCTCTAAACTGGATCAGTGGTAGACATCTACATGGACATGGTCCCAGATATCTGTTGGAAATTATCCAAAGTCAGGTCCTTGGCCAGCCCGACCGAGTTATATTCCGAGTTTAAAGCCTTGATCCCAGCTCGATCACGCAGTTGTTATGTTCATAAATAACACGAAGTTCGTAGAACATCTTCTGAAACATCAAACCATCTGGGGATATAAGCTTGAAAGAAATGGTATATTCTCATGATAACAGCAGCAGCTGCTGGTGTCAAGAATTTGGTTTGAACTGTTCTTCAACCACAGTTTCTGTGATGTATAGATAAAGTGACTATGACTATATATCTGAAAAAGGTCAAACCATTAATTTATATGATGAAAATTGTCTATAGAAACAGGATTAATAGgtcagattttggattgaaaaaacaaaaactaacttGGGTTTAGAGTCTGTGATCCGAAGACGATGGCCATGGTCTAATTTTCAAGTTCCCTACAAGCTAAAGCTGGCTGCATTTTCCAAGATTGGCAACTTACAAGAGttcaaaactaaattttctCCTTGGGCCATTGAAACAATTATACGTTTTGGAAATACCAATTTGCAAAAATaacaaactgaaaaagaaaaactctaaTTTGAGATTCAAATTTTAAGGCAAATCAAGTGTCAGGTATAATAAGCCCGACCAATCTGAACCAAACGCAACCTTATTAGCAATAGGCGTTTGCAGACTGGCCCTTCCAAGATTGCTGAAAGTTTGGAAAACGATTTACAGATTCTTGCAATCTCGAGAAAAGCGACCGCGCAGAGAAGACTCGGAGAACCAACGGGTCCAGATGTCGCGATGCAAACCGTCAGTTTCTTTCGGCAGACAGAGGTGGAGACGCAAGCCACCTGTTCAGGATTGCTTGGCGATAGAAGATGTCCATGAAGCTCATTTTCGTTTATAAGTTCCTTCCAAATCTTCCGCGTTGGGGTACTCATTCAACTCAGTGGCGCCACCGTCATGTTGCTTCGAAGTTCCTCCACCCCCATCTTGGGATCCCTCTTATCTTCCATCCCTGAGAGTCCCAATGCATTTGACGGCAACGCCATGAAGCACTCCTGCTCAGAGGCCGTAAAGAAGCTCTCCTTCCATGGCGGCAGCCACCATCATTTTCATCGCTTCTCCTGCAACTCCTCCCCAATCAATCACATCGTCGATTGGCCGACATCCGATTGGGACAGCGAGTTCGGCGCCGAAACCGGTGGCAGAAGAGGCATCCGGCGTGTTCAATCGGATGGAAACTTGCAAGGTCTTGCGGGAGTGGAAACGGAGAGGGATGATTTCCATAACTTGATGCCCTTCAGGTCTTCTAGGCGGCCAAATTCCAAACTGGAAACTATTCTCTCCTTTTCGCTTTCCAGAAACGGAAGCAGGggaaaagaagaggaggaagaggaggaggaggaggaggaaggggggAGGGGTAGTGATGGGGGTGGAAATGATCTGGCTTCAATAGGGAGGACCATAACATTTACCGATGGGATCATCTCTGTTGAAGGAAGTTTCAATTTTCCAAATGGGGAAATTCACGGGCAGTACCTGGAAGCGGAAGATAAGGAAGAAGGAAGTCGTGCTACACTTCCGTTTTTGGCCAAAGGACCCGGGATTGGTCTGGTTGATCCTGCTGAAGCATTGGCTGGTGGAAATGATGGGAACAACATTCCTCTGCCACGAACCGGCGGCAACGGCGGCGGTGATGAGGCTGATATTGAGAAATATTACCAAAAGATGCTTGCTGAAAATCCTTCAAGTCCTTTGTTCTTGAGGAATTATGCTCAGTATTTGTATCAGGTGAGTCACCAAATGCCGCTTTTCACTTTATTAGTacttgaagaacaaaaattcaGTTGGTTTATGTTCATAGTGGCTATTAAGATTGTGTGCTGTGCGGTCTGTTTTGTTTGGTTTCACAACAATTTCACAcatttatttgttcatttttcttactCCTGGATTCCTCCTTGTTTGGTTTTCTTGGAACTGGCAGcagattcttttgtttttcttcaactAGAATAAGATACTTGATGTTATTAGGGCAAAATTTATGCCGATCATTGCATTAAGAGAATTTCTAGCGTCGATCTCAATTATGAATTGCCTTCTCCCCTTCACATCCTCACAAAACATGTCCTAGACCAAATGCGAGTGCAAACTTCTGATGCTCAAGTGGTGCTATTAGCTTAGCCCCAGCTTGTCTTTCCGTTGATCTCtagtttgatttttcaaatataatttgTTGTACTTATTGATTCTATTTCTTAATCTTATGGATGATAATAGCATTCCCCCATAGAATCTGGTCTCTGTCATCCAGGTAGGATAAACAGCCTGAAGTATCACAGTTTTGTTCTTCAAAACATGTATGGCAATATTTACCAAATCATTTCTATGATTTCTCCTGATTCCACAACAGACCAAGAGAGATTATCAAAAGGCTGAGGAGTTCTACTCTCGTGCGATACTGGTAGAACCTGGAGATGGAGAAATCTTGTCGCAGTATGCTAAATTAATCTGGGAGGTTCATCACAATCATGACAGGGCAGCAAGTTACTTTGAGCAATCAGTTCAAGCTGCACCAGAAGATAGGTGggtaaattttgcatatttccTCTCCTTGGTTGCTCTTCAGAACTTCTTTTACTGAGAGTAATTGCTTTGTCATTGCAGTCATGTTCTTGCAGCATATGCCAGCTTCCTGTGGGATACGGAAGAGAGCGGTGATGGAGATGAGGAGCAACAGCCGAAGGATTTCTCACAATTTCCTAACTATCAGGGAACAGCGGTTGCTTCTACAAATAGTTGATCATGGCTTCCTTCCTCATCTTGGTGGACTCCTAATTGTAACGATTAACGCTTTGAGCTTCATGTGTTCCTCGGTCGTATAGTCGTTCAGCCCATCTGGACTGTGAAGGCAGTTTTCTCCTGGTTAATGGTAACTGAAGCATTAAAATAATGATTACCGTTGGCCTTTTTCCCAGAATGGAATTCCCTAATTTTTTTGCGGAAGAATTGAATGTGTTTTGTGAAATTCACTGGAGAAAAGATAATTATATAAGCAATTCTGGGAAATTACTTTGTCAggatttccttttcattgacGTGACTGATTAGTCGACCGAATTCATCATCTCTGGCTTTCCTAGCAACTTTGGTGATTTGGTGCATCTCCATGGCCGGTGTGCTTTTTGCAGGCTGAGTTTTCTGATGTGCATTGTATTTGTTGTATGAGggtatttttatcatcttcaCTCTCTCAACctagttcattttttttttctttttttagtttatcaTTGAAGGATTGAACTAGTGCATATAGACCATCATGTTCTCTTCTACTTAGAATTGTATCttcaaaggaaataaagaaacaaaatgaaaccatcGACGACATGAATCAGCAAATTAAAGTCTATTTTCTTGAGGTTGAGAAATATCACATGACCTTAGCTGCAACTTtgagaatatttttttataatggaGTCAGACCACCACTTGTACTTCGAGAAAGTTTGAGAAGAACTAAAACACCAcagtttattttttcaaatcttCTTTTCATGCAAGAAAAGGCATGGTCCTAAAGTAATATGTTCAAAAAGAGCGGCCGACTTTCGGAGTGGTTTAGTTACTTTTTAAATGTTGGAATGGTTTAGTTACTTAGTTGTTTATGCCCGTAAAGAAAAACCTTGGGAAACAGGGGCCTCCTCCTAAGTAGCCTCAAGCGAACTCACTTGACCTCCACCTCTCATGAGGCAGCATTTAGAGAGCAGAAACACACTGTTCCGGCAGATCTATCTTCCCTTCATTTTAAGTCTTTAGGAGCCacaataataacaatatgtGAGTGTTCCATGCATATTGGGTCAGATTTATGGAACATTGTCTTACAAGTTACACATTTATATGAAGCTACTCTAATCTTTAGGGCAGATACATGGAACAGTAATTTCATATGTTACTGCTGCCATACGGCTCCTTACCAACAATCTTTATCCAGGTTTTGGAGGGTGAGGACGACATGGCTACACAGTGTATTTGTTTGTCATATAGTTTCTTCTTCGTTCAAAGCGTGGTATTAGTCTCATGCAGAATCCAAACAGGTAGCTTCCTAGGAACTGCAGTGAGCATATTGGGTTTTATGTTACTGGAAACGTGACGTGAAGAGAGCCTTTGCAGACCTGCAGAACGGATCTAAGAACTCAAATGTGGGAGGCGAGATGGACGCCATCTGGGAACACAGAAGAATGGAGTCTCCTAATTAACGTAAACAAAAACGGCACCTTTGAGGGCCACACATGCGAAACAGTAAACAAACACCTTCCAAGGCACTACCAGGAAAAGTATCAGCAGATTCAGTGTGAGGTTATTGACAATGACAGATGCACTGTGATTTTCTGCTAGAGTTCTCGATGCAGTGGTGCTGAATTGGAGACAGAAGTGAGCCCAGCGCGAGTCCTGAACACCAGGCCTTACGAGGACAAACAAGATTCGAGTAGTGGCACGCATGTTTGTCTTCATTACAcgtataaaaaaaaagatggtatTTGTGCTTCTCATAAGGTCGTCAGCGACGGTTGACATGCATACAAAACCTACCGAGACCTGAACATGTTGATGATCAAGATTGAAGCTACGTCCATCCATCACTCATcagagaaaaggaagagggaaagagaacATGGAACCTGCGACTCTAAACACCATCGTCATCTAAAATGCTTAATGAATGTTGGGGAGAAAAGACCCAGGAAACTCTCATGAACGAATTTCCCTGGGTTTCACTGTGATCTTCAGTCAGCAGACCGAAATAATTAGGAAATacagaaaaggaaatggtgTTTCATTGTTCGCGTGCAAGAACATGTGGAGTAATTTTAATTTGTGTCCTATTCTAACAAAATCCTGCAGATCTGCAGCGACGGCAAGCTGCATATCATTGACTATTATAGCAAAGTAGTTCAAAGCTGCCATGCATATTTACTATTTTGTTAGTCATTTGAGTGACCAGAAAAGCAGCAAGTGTCAATTGCACAGTTTTCTGCATAACAGATCCAAGTTGCTTGTTTGGGTGCCAAACAGGACATAAACTTAAAAACATTATAACTTCATACATAACTGACATTGTTTAAGTATGCAATCAGAATTtactaaaaaaatgatataatcAATTGCCAAATTCGTTGGGTCTTATAAAGCTCATCCTGTATGCTTCAAAGATATAACTGTCATAACAACAACATTATAAATTCATACAAAACTGATATTGTTTAAGTGTGTAATCAGTATTTACCAAAACCAATTGCCAAATTCCTTGGATCTTATAAATCTCACCCTGTATGCttcaaagatatatatatatatatatatatatatatatatataaccaacgTCAGGCGTTGCATGCCTTAATAATTGTGAACAGGACGTTACTGTTAACGCGCGGAAAGAATGAATTAAAGCGCCCTCATATGACTGTATTCAGGACATCAAATAACAGAGTTGCAAGAATTATCCGCTCCCTTTAAGAAACAGATGAGCACAAAAAgagaacctctctctctcactcttctCTCTGGACCTAAGAAGTGAGGGATCCAACCCTACAACCCACCCGCCAAAAGCCTCCTTATCCAGTACTGCAAGGCACCGCCACTTCTCCTCGCCGGTAAACCGCCTTCCCCTACAATGAAATGATGTAATGGGGCGCCGTGTCTCGATCATCGCCACCATTCTGTTCGCCTGCGCCATCTTCCTGCCTACCACGGATTGCGTCGCCCCCAGCCTGCTGCATCTCGTCTTCCAAGGCTGCTCTGCCACCGCATTCCCACCGAATGGAGAGTTCGAACAGACGCTGACGGCTCTTTTTAACACCCTTATCTTGCATGCCTCCCAGGGCCACTTCTACAAAACCACGGCCGGCTCTGGTGCCTACTCCATCTATGGCGTATTCCAATGCCGGGGCGACCTGGGCTCTGGGGATTGCTACTACTGTGTGAACCGCCTTCCCGTCGAGGCAAGACGAGGATGCGGCCGGGTCACCGCCGCCCGGGTGCAGCTCCAGGGATGCTACCTCCAGTACAATGCCGGCGACCCCAATAGTCTTTCAGGGACGACGAGGTTGTACTCCAAGTGCGGAACGACGCCAGCTACCGGCGCGGCTTTCCTCCAACTGAGGCAGGCGGCATTTTCCGATGTACAGGTTGGTGTTCAGGGTGGGCGCGGCTTCTACGCCGTTGGCCATGGAGGAGTTTACACATTAGGACAGTGCCAGGGTGATCTCTCAGTCGCAGACTGCGGGGATTGCCTGAAAACCGCACTACAGGAGGTGGCGGACCACTGCGGCACCGTGAATTCTGGTCAGGTTTACCTAACGAGGTGTTACGCGACGTACGCGTACTACCCGGTTGGTGGTTCCGGCGCGTACGGGAGCTACGGCATGGTAGGGGGTGAGTTGGGGAGTGAGGCAAACCAGCTTTATGAAGGCGGTAGTATTTTTCTGGCTCCTTCTGAGATGGGGTTCGCCGGAAAACCGCTCGGTTTTTTGGGTCCTTACGATGGGTTTCATTTTTTggtctttcttctctctttcagGTTCACCTGAGCATGGGCAGCAGACGGGGAAGATAATCGCGATTGTGGTTGGAGGGGTAGCTGCATTGTTATTTGTGTTCGTTTGCCTTTGGTTCGTCAAATCCTTGACAAAGAAGCATGATGGTGATGGTTTCATCCCCCCTCTTTTTCCTGTTGATAACTTAATTCCCACTTTGCTTTCGTTGTTTACCTCTGGTTACAGGAATGAGTTTCTGGGTTaccatttttattttcctttttccctcaGACTATTGAGGAGCGAAGGAAGGAGATGGAATTCATGGCCGTTCAGGCGTTGATTGGCATCTCAAGACTATTATGATGAAGAATGGATGCTGACgacagagagcgagagagagaccacggtttttttttttttctttcttttttccaatgGAGAAAAGCCTTGCCGGTTGTAATGATAAGATTGGGGATGTACTTTTGTGGGGTTTTGCGGTTCAGCAGGCGTCGGATTCTACAGTGCCTAGTGTTCTGCCCACTCTTTGGATGGAAAAGTGAGACTGCTGTCGGGCTCTCCACTGTCGTTAATGACATTTACTTGTCCCTTTATAATTCGAAGTTCAtagctcaaaatttttatggtgcatgtgaatctctctctctctctctctctctgtggatcAACTAGTAAGATAACAGATTGATTACTGACTCGTTTTGGAGGCTAAACCCTTTGGCCTTTGCTCTCTTCAAGTGTATTTAATTGATTGTAACAGATCGATTAGGGGCATAAATAAGCACAAGCAGAATGAAGACAGGAGCACGAAAATATGCGTGGTAGGTCCGTTTTGCAAGGGACGCAGACAAGCGCTACTAATACTATGTAATTAAGCCAAAACGGAGAAAAGAGACAGAATTCTCTTTAACTTTTAGGAATCTAATTCAATCATTGTAAAGGTAAAGTTGTGCTCCTAGATATCCACAACTATATCACTGAACTTTGCAAAGGAAAAGGTGGAGGTGCAGGGTATTCTTTTCATAAAagctgaaaataaaaattaaaatcagaaTAAAATAATGATACGTGATTCACATCTACCGTTACCATTTGTTTGCTTCCCAAGTATATAATGTTCAAGGTTAACTGCTTAACCATAGTTAACAAGTGAATACTGGGGAAACTTATGTTTGATCTGGCAATACAACACTACGACTCCAAACTTGAGTAGGTTtatatcattcttttttctgCTTGTGCAGCCATGATGTCCTGCGGGAAAGGTGAAGAATTTGGGCTCTCCTTATCTGGCttatctaaaattttcattgtagaaaaacaaaaatctgcaGATATAATTTCGCGACCATGTAATAGAAGAAAACCGTAACTCTCTAATTATCTTATAAATGACGACAATCTCTTTCTACGCAGAAGTTAAAGAAACAGCAAATGGTTCAGGGGTAGTTAAAGTGTTAAACTGCACATGGCAGCATAAACTAGGGTGTGTTATAAGCAAATGATCAGCCTTAGGTGATCGTAGGTTCGGCGGCAAAGAGTTCAAACAAATTGAACTTAGTGGGCTAATGGAATATGAACCCACAATAATTAGCTATGGTTTTATAGACAAAAAATGCATGGCTGCTTTGGATATCAGATAGAAATATTTGAGAATCAGATCCTACTAGCTCAACTATTAGGGTAATAAAAAATTCTCACAGCATCCAAATATCCAATTAAATCGATTCAGGTAAATTGAGCGTCCAAACCATACCATCCATCACACACAAATACAAGAGAAGGCTTCTGAGTTCTGATCGCGGCCGTAaaccacaaatttttttattgactGTGGCCGTAAAGCTAAAAAGTTTGATAGATCTTCCACCCAGCATGCCGTCGAGTAATTTAACATCCTTTTTTGTTAGTGCACCTATTTCTTTGCAGAAATCAGCAATTATCACTTCATTTTCGGCAGACATATCTCATCTGTAACCAAGGAACGAAGCTGTCACTGTAAATCATAGATACTATGCTACCAAAATGCACCTGCGTAATTACCTCTCCCATCATCAACCAACATTGATTTTCTAATCTCCTCTATCAAAACTGCTATTACCCTGTAAATATCTTCAGTAAAAGGATGTTCCTGATCACCCGGCACAAACACGTGCACATGCTGAGCAATCTCAGTCCAACTCTGTCCGGTTTCTTTTTGAACTCTTAGTGCATGCATCTCCCTGTGTATTCTAGCTGCCGCATCCCACCTTGCTTTACCAGAATAGATGTTAGAGAGGAGCACATACCGAGAGACGTCCTCCTCATTCTcaccatctttctctctctagaatcaaTAGTTCGGAGTCCTACTCGTTCTCTAACCACGGAATTCCCGTGCAATATGCACGCAGACAGCAGCACACGCCACACAGCCCTGTCTGGAGAAAATGGCATTCTTAGAGCCAATTCCTCTGCTTCTTCGAGAAAACCTACTCTTCAAAGCGCTGAAACGACACAGGAGCCATTGGGGACAGCCCAAATTCTGTGCTCATTGATGTCAAACAGTTTCGAAAAGCATCAACCATCAAAGCATTGGAACAGGCAGTGAGAACAGCGAGGAACGTTACGTCGTCTGGTAATGCACCCTGGCTTTGAAGTGCTGCAAACAATTTGAATGCAGCGTCTGCATTGTCCTGCTCAGTATAAGCCATGATAATGGCATTCCAAGAGACCAAGTTTAGGGCTGCAATCAAGTCAAAAGTAACTAGCGCATCGCTTATAATCCCACATTTCCCATACATGTCAACGAGAGCGCTCCCCACAAATACATTGGTCTCAAGCCCAATAGCAACAGCGTGAGCGTGGATCA
Protein-coding regions in this window:
- the LOC116253100 gene encoding plasmodesmata-located protein 2, encoding MGRRVSIIATILFACAIFLPTTDCVAPSLLHLVFQGCSATAFPPNGEFEQTLTALFNTLILHASQGHFYKTTAGSGAYSIYGVFQCRGDLGSGDCYYCVNRLPVEARRGCGRVTAARVQLQGCYLQYNAGDPNSLSGTTRLYSKCGTTPATGAAFLQLRQAAFSDVQVGVQGGRGFYAVGHGGVYTLGQCQGDLSVADCGDCLKTALQEVADHCGTVNSGQVYLTRCYATYAYYPVGGSGAYGSYGMVGGSPEHGQQTGKIIAIVVGGVAALLFVFVCLWFVKSLTKKHDDY
- the LOC116252129 gene encoding uncharacterized protein LOC116252129: MLLRSSSTPILGSLLSSIPESPNAFDGNAMKHSCSEAVKKLSFHGGSHHHFHRFSCNSSPINHIVDWPTSDWDSEFGAETGGRRGIRRVQSDGNLQGLAGVETERDDFHNLMPFRSSRRPNSKLETILSFSLSRNGSRGKEEEEEEEEEEEGGRGSDGGGNDLASIGRTITFTDGIISVEGSFNFPNGEIHGQYLEAEDKEEGSRATLPFLAKGPGIGLVDPAEALAGGNDGNNIPLPRTGGNGGGDEADIEKYYQKMLAENPSSPLFLRNYAQYLYQTKRDYQKAEEFYSRAILVEPGDGEILSQYAKLIWEVHHNHDRAASYFEQSVQAAPEDSHVLAAYASFLWDTEESGDGDEEQQPKDFSQFPNYQGTAVASTNS